A genome region from Polyodon spathula isolate WHYD16114869_AA chromosome 19, ASM1765450v1, whole genome shotgun sequence includes the following:
- the LOC121294619 gene encoding proline-rich extensin-like protein EPR1: MLMAVTFTNVNQPGLTQQYPPPLLPKPSKDNARLQKLLKKTAKKKAPPPTSQTPIPFRSSLSPVSEASPDLEHSEHSTPPKTPETPAYAASLLPPRFSIKPLVQHVSSPYPTKKTFSFSKSESLPPQLFNPTRSPKHTPLPASHERNIFIFPQETEVPEIGPKSPVHPLHGEIHSVSSTVPKVITPVEAAVITKVITPVETAVITKVITPVETAATHEAYLFDVPRVNSHAVKATSQTSPDVEVPRAKTPLFEVPQIKTFTYEGYRARTPTSEADPAKTTTSQISTSSLQVPSLKTPSYEVTTSETSTYEITIVERAKQEIPITKALLHEASRPKATSADTSLHYEVVRTKTPTCEVSTVTTTSYEVPITQPPLYEWSRPKTPLYNAPRPKSPLYGITIPAAPSYEWSRPKTPLYDIQRSKTPTYDVPLPKKPTNEVTAVQTTTYEITSSKTPSYEVPRLEISRPITPPYGISKSTVASNEVSRPKTPSYECPRPKTPTYGISAAITPSYEVPIPKTPSNEVSRPKIYYYGTHTAATTVHEVTAPETSSNDAARPKTLSYGAPTATPSYEMPTPKTPSNEVSRPKTPSYETSAASTTSYEVTTPKTSSNDVARAKTPTYVFARATTPTSEIPPLSDYQKAKTPANVVPTHQTPSLQTQRAKNPVPETNTAAALVPEDSKSRTHELEVQPFNSLHKKPQAGDEPQEEKAKVTETKADVTKEKIPEKFAPVSSEKDNHQDNSFPKAEPLLKIPQKAKSLKSKFSGWSRLKKHLVVEPEEPKFPEPEPESQPEPEKEALQKREKEKKEEKPSPGENESKSERQDLEKHKDSRATKMWDAVLFKMFSAKECIKQQINNNSKSEQPETKKKERKEFSSLIYRLPLLLYKPRFDARKLKEAAFRPLAKITTVFEMSLLNRKNTEEEPKDFNRIAKGWELK, from the coding sequence ATGCTGATGGCTGTCACTTTTACAAATGTTAATCAACCAGGATTGACCCAGCAGTATCCACCCCCTCTGCTGCCCAAGCCAAGCAAGGATAATGCCAGGCTTCAGAAACTACTAAAGAAAACAGCTAAGAAAAAGGCACCTCCCCCAACGTCACAGACCCCCATCCCCTTCCGCTCCAGTCTCTCGCCAGTGAGTGAAGCCAGTCCGGACCTTGAGCACAGTGAACACTCAACACCGCCAAAGACACCTGAAACACCTGCATATGCTGCATCCCTGCTGCCCCCAAGGTTTTCAATTAAACCTCTGGTTCAACATGTATCATCCCCATACCCAactaagaaaacattttctttcagcaAGTCAGAGAGTTTGCCACCCCAGCTTTTTAACCCGACAAGAAGTCCCAAACATACTCCACTGCCTGCAAGTCATGAAaggaacattttcatttttccacAGGAAACTGAAGTCCCGGAGATAGGACCAAAGTCTCCAGTCCACCCACTGCATGGGGAAATCCACTCGGTTAGCAGCACAGTTCCCAAAGTTATAACCCCTGTGGAAGCAGCAGTTATAACCAAAGTTATAACCCCTGTGGAAACAGCAGTTATAACCAAAGTTATAACCCCTGTGGAAACAGCAGCTACACATGAGGCCTATCTTTTTGATGTTCCAAGAGTCAATTCTCATGCTGTTAAAGCTACCAGTCAAACATCACCTGACGTTGAAGTTCCAAGAGCTAAAACACCTTTGTTTGAAGTTCCTCAAATAAAGACATTTACATATGAAGGATACCGAGCTAGAACACCAACATCTGAAGCAGATCCCGCTAAAACAACTACAAGTCAAATTTCTACATCTTCACTTCAAGTACCCTCACTTAAAACACCTTCTTATGAAGTCACTACATCCGAAACATCTACATATGAAATCACTATAGTTGAAAGAGCTAAACAGGAAATTCCTATAACTAAAGCACTTTTACATGAAGCATCCAGACCTAAAGCAACCTCTGCAGATACGTCACTTCATTATGAAGTTGTGAGAACTAAAACGCCTACATGTGAAGTTTCTACAGTTACCACAACCTCATATGAAGTACCTATAACTCAGCCACCTTTATATGAATGGTCAAGACCTAAAACCCCTTTATACAATGCACCCAGACCTAAATCACCTTTGTATGGAATAACTATACCAGCAGCACCCTCATATGAATGGTCTAGACCTAAAACACCTTTGTATGATATTCAGAGATCTAAAACACCTACATATGATGTGCCTCTGCCTAAAAAACCCACAAATGAAgtcactgcagttcaaacaacCACTTATGAAATTACTAGTTCTAAAACTCCTTCATATGAAGTGCCCAGACTTGAAATATCTAGACCTATTACACCTCCATATGGAATTTCTAAATCTACTGTAGCATCAAATGAGGTGTCTAGGCCTAAAACACCTTCATATGAATGTCCGAGGCCTAAAACACCTACTTATGGGATATCTGCTGCTATAACACCTTCATATGAAGTTCCTATACCCAAAACACCTTCTAACGAAGTGTCAAGacctaaaatatattattatggaACACATACAGCTGCAACAACTGTGCATGAAGTAACTGCTCCTGAAACATCTTCCAATGATGCTGCAAGACCCAAAACACTCTCTTATGGAGCACCTACAGCTACACCTTCCTATGAAATGCCTACACCCAAAACACCTTCTAATGAAGTGTCAAGACCTAAGACACCTTCTTATGAAACATCTGCAGCTTCAACAACTTCATATGAAGTAACCACACCTAAAACATCTTCCAATGATGTGGCCAGAGCAAAAACACCTACATACGTCTTTGCTAGAGCTACAACTCCTACAAGTGAAATTCCTCCTTTGTCAGACTATCAGAAAGCAAAAACACCTGCAAATGTAGTACCAACACACCAAACTCCCTCTCTTCAGACTCAAAGAGCTAAAAACCCTGTGCCTGAAACTAATACTGCTGCAGCCCTTGTCCCAGAAGATTCCAAGTCAAGAACCCATGAGCTCGAAGTCCAGCCTTTTAATTCTTTACACAAAAAGCCTCAAGCTGGAGATGAACCTCAGGAGGAAAAAGCAAAAGTCACAGAAACCAAGGCTGATGTTACTAAGGAAAAAATTCCTGAGAAATTTGCACCAGTAAGTTCTGAAAAAGACAATCACCAAGACAACTCGTTTCCCAAAGCAGAACCCTTGCTGAAAATACCCCAGAAAGCAAAGTCACTGAAATCCAAATTCAGCGGCTGGTCCCGTCTCAAGAAGCATCTTGTTGTGGAGCCTGAAGAGCCTAAATttccagaaccagaaccagagtCACAACCTGAACCCGAGAAAGAGGCGTTACAAAAGAGAGAAAAGGAAAAGAAGGAAGAGAAGCCCTCACCAGGGGAGAATGAAAGCAAAAGTGAACGCCAGGATTTAGAGAAACACAAAGATTCAAGGGCAACCAAGATGTGGGATGCGGtcctcttcaaaatgttttctgcCAAAGAATGTataaagcaacaaataaacaacaatagcAAGTCTGAAcaaccagaaacaaaaaaaaaggaaaggaaagagtTTTCTTCACTCATCTACAGGCTGCCTCTTCTCTTGTACAAACCACGATTTGATGCCAGGAAGTTAAAGGAAGCTGCTTTTAGGCCACTGGCAAAAATCACTACTGTGTTTGAGATGAGTCTGCTGAACCGCAAAAACACAGAGGAAGAACCTAAAGACTTTAACAGAATTGCTAAGGGTTGGgaattgaaataa
- the LOC121294620 gene encoding non-muscle caldesmon-like isoform X2: MSSAIVRRNSSKIGLQNLLRLTAQRSIEDEEEIARERRRRAREGLGSQSSFSSTSLTSPDNASPEEDGLLDCEFKPSYPVTMEEDEGFSDWTQKLERRRQKRLEDQVQGEEGTLSEAKLVPAQSQRKLDEQKEQEEEWGRKEKNRRDLHAKLREETEQRQQEKEKGRLRKEEDRRNAEIKKKEEEHRKEMEEKVKEKDNQVKVSYTSRAFLQQEVIHIHSNGNAAEKEVTLHLTSPKRTLRTASQSQVDDDEQDVFTETVQKLEKIRRSHEEKENQEYEWLRQKQAEAEVELEELNKRREERRRLREEEERRQEQEELERQAKEEEEKRRMKEEIERRRMQAAEKRQKTLSTSSCEGDEPFSSLCPKSPTFKNENAERVTAGNTHSIIERTDSLNRSLKKSNSIKKIQPQVPISKIDNRLEQYTHAIESSTKEARAAKQSLMDIPQTAELVASKKSLWEGGEALSPSSSKGTPCKDTEGLKVGVSDLITQWVKGTPDGSSKNTPSKPSDVMAGDVLNKKNIWENKIDSTPSANKGSTLKSTPSGKRYKFIVSGHGKYEKVPVSDDNHAEYTNDETYHEES, encoded by the exons ATGTCAAGTGCTATCGTGAGAAGGAACTCCAGCAAGATAGGTTTGCAAAATCTCTTAAG GCTGACAGCTCAGAGGAGTATCGAAGATGAGGAGGAGATAGCAAGAGAGCGTCGTCGCAGGGCTCGGGAGGGGTTAGGAAGCCAGAGCAGCTTCTCCAGCACCAGCCTCACTTCCCCTGATAATGCCTCACCAGAAGAGGATGGCCT GCTTGATTGTGAGTTCAAGCCTTCTTACCCAGTAACCATGGAAGAAGACGAGGGCTTCAGTGATTGGACCCAGAAGCTTGAGCGTCGCAGGCAAAAACGCTTAGAAGATCAAGTCCAAGGGGAGGAAGGCACTCTGAGTGAAGCAAAGCTGGTGCCAGCGCAGAGCCAGAGgaaactggatgagcagaaggaACAGGAAGAAGAGTGGGGGAGGAAGGAGAAAAACAGGAGGGATCTGCATGCAAAATTGAGAGAGGAGACCGAGCAAAGGCAACAAGAGAAGGAGAAGGGTAGGTTGAGGAAAGAGGAAGACAGGAGGAATGCAGAGATCAAGAAGAAAGAAGAGGAACACAGAAAGGAAATGGAAGAAAAG GTTAAAGAGAAGGATAACCAGGTTAAGGTTTCGTACACATCTAGAGCGTTCTTGCAGCAGGAAGTCATACATATCCATAGCAACGGCAATGCAGCTGAAAAGGAAGTGACATTGCATCTTACTTCACCTAAAAGGACACTAAG GACCGCTAGCCAGTCCCAGGTAGATGACGATGAGCAGGACGTGTTCACCGAGACAGTGCAGAAGCTGGAGAAGATCCGACGCAGCCACGAGGAGAAGGAGAACCAGGAGTACGAGTGGCTGCGGCAGAAGCAGGCGGAGGCCGAGGTGGAGTTGGAGGAGCTGAATAAGAGGAGGGAGGAGCGACGGCGCctgagggaggaagaggagcGCCGGCAGGAGCAAGAGGAACTCGAGAGGCAGGCCAAGGAAGAG GAAGAGAAAAGACGAATGAAAGAGGAGATTGAGAGACGAAGGATGCAGGCAGCAGAGAAGAGGCAGAAGACTCTGAGCACCTCAAGCTGTGAGGGAGACGAGCCCTTTAGTTCTCTGTGCCCCAAGAGCCCAACCTTCAAG AATGAGAATGCGGAGAGAGTAACGGCAGGAAATACCCACTCG attatCGAGAGAACAGATTCTTTAAATCGCTCCCTGAAAAAAAG TAACAGCATTAAGAAGATACAACCCCAGGTACCCATCTCCAAAATTGACAACAGACTGGAGCAGTACACTCATGCCATAGAG AGTTCTACCAAGGAAGCTAGAGCAGCCAAACAGTCCCTAATGGACATTCCACAGACTGCTGAACTGGTGGCCTCTAAGAAGAGCCTGTGGGAGGGAGGTGAAGCCTTGAGTCCTTCCTCCTCCAAAGGAACTCCATGCAAG GATACTGAAGGCCTGAAGGTTGGAGTGTCAGACCTCATTACTCAGTGGGTGAAAGGAACCCCAGACGGAAGCAGCAAGAACACTCCCTCCAAACCATCT GATGTAATGGCAGGTGatgtattaaacaaaaagaatATATGGGAAAACAAAATAGATTCAACTCCCTCGGCTAATAAAGGATCCACACTGAAA AGCACACCATCTGGTAAAAGGTACAAATTTATTGTGAGTGGACATGGCAAATATGAGAAAGTTCCAGTCAGTGATGACAATCATGCTGAATATACAAATG ATGAAACATACCATGAAGAATCCTGA
- the LOC121294620 gene encoding non-muscle caldesmon-like isoform X1 — protein sequence MEDTQNLQNDTEERSQTGQEGLEDTQQLTAQRSIEDEEEIARERRRRAREGLGSQSSFSSTSLTSPDNASPEEDGLLDCEFKPSYPVTMEEDEGFSDWTQKLERRRQKRLEDQVQGEEGTLSEAKLVPAQSQRKLDEQKEQEEEWGRKEKNRRDLHAKLREETEQRQQEKEKGRLRKEEDRRNAEIKKKEEEHRKEMEEKVKEKDNQVKVSYTSRAFLQQEVIHIHSNGNAAEKEVTLHLTSPKRTLRTASQSQVDDDEQDVFTETVQKLEKIRRSHEEKENQEYEWLRQKQAEAEVELEELNKRREERRRLREEEERRQEQEELERQAKEEEEKRRMKEEIERRRMQAAEKRQKTLSTSSCEGDEPFSSLCPKSPTFKNENAERVTAGNTHSIIERTDSLNRSLKKSNSIKKIQPQVPISKIDNRLEQYTHAIESSTKEARAAKQSLMDIPQTAELVASKKSLWEGGEALSPSSSKGTPCKDTEGLKVGVSDLITQWVKGTPDGSSKNTPSKPSDVMAGDVLNKKNIWENKIDSTPSANKGSTLKSTPSGKRYKFIVSGHGKYEKVPVSDDNHAEYTNDETYHEES from the exons GCTGACAGCTCAGAGGAGTATCGAAGATGAGGAGGAGATAGCAAGAGAGCGTCGTCGCAGGGCTCGGGAGGGGTTAGGAAGCCAGAGCAGCTTCTCCAGCACCAGCCTCACTTCCCCTGATAATGCCTCACCAGAAGAGGATGGCCT GCTTGATTGTGAGTTCAAGCCTTCTTACCCAGTAACCATGGAAGAAGACGAGGGCTTCAGTGATTGGACCCAGAAGCTTGAGCGTCGCAGGCAAAAACGCTTAGAAGATCAAGTCCAAGGGGAGGAAGGCACTCTGAGTGAAGCAAAGCTGGTGCCAGCGCAGAGCCAGAGgaaactggatgagcagaaggaACAGGAAGAAGAGTGGGGGAGGAAGGAGAAAAACAGGAGGGATCTGCATGCAAAATTGAGAGAGGAGACCGAGCAAAGGCAACAAGAGAAGGAGAAGGGTAGGTTGAGGAAAGAGGAAGACAGGAGGAATGCAGAGATCAAGAAGAAAGAAGAGGAACACAGAAAGGAAATGGAAGAAAAG GTTAAAGAGAAGGATAACCAGGTTAAGGTTTCGTACACATCTAGAGCGTTCTTGCAGCAGGAAGTCATACATATCCATAGCAACGGCAATGCAGCTGAAAAGGAAGTGACATTGCATCTTACTTCACCTAAAAGGACACTAAG GACCGCTAGCCAGTCCCAGGTAGATGACGATGAGCAGGACGTGTTCACCGAGACAGTGCAGAAGCTGGAGAAGATCCGACGCAGCCACGAGGAGAAGGAGAACCAGGAGTACGAGTGGCTGCGGCAGAAGCAGGCGGAGGCCGAGGTGGAGTTGGAGGAGCTGAATAAGAGGAGGGAGGAGCGACGGCGCctgagggaggaagaggagcGCCGGCAGGAGCAAGAGGAACTCGAGAGGCAGGCCAAGGAAGAG GAAGAGAAAAGACGAATGAAAGAGGAGATTGAGAGACGAAGGATGCAGGCAGCAGAGAAGAGGCAGAAGACTCTGAGCACCTCAAGCTGTGAGGGAGACGAGCCCTTTAGTTCTCTGTGCCCCAAGAGCCCAACCTTCAAG AATGAGAATGCGGAGAGAGTAACGGCAGGAAATACCCACTCG attatCGAGAGAACAGATTCTTTAAATCGCTCCCTGAAAAAAAG TAACAGCATTAAGAAGATACAACCCCAGGTACCCATCTCCAAAATTGACAACAGACTGGAGCAGTACACTCATGCCATAGAG AGTTCTACCAAGGAAGCTAGAGCAGCCAAACAGTCCCTAATGGACATTCCACAGACTGCTGAACTGGTGGCCTCTAAGAAGAGCCTGTGGGAGGGAGGTGAAGCCTTGAGTCCTTCCTCCTCCAAAGGAACTCCATGCAAG GATACTGAAGGCCTGAAGGTTGGAGTGTCAGACCTCATTACTCAGTGGGTGAAAGGAACCCCAGACGGAAGCAGCAAGAACACTCCCTCCAAACCATCT GATGTAATGGCAGGTGatgtattaaacaaaaagaatATATGGGAAAACAAAATAGATTCAACTCCCTCGGCTAATAAAGGATCCACACTGAAA AGCACACCATCTGGTAAAAGGTACAAATTTATTGTGAGTGGACATGGCAAATATGAGAAAGTTCCAGTCAGTGATGACAATCATGCTGAATATACAAATG ATGAAACATACCATGAAGAATCCTGA